The Cyprinus carpio isolate SPL01 chromosome A5, ASM1834038v1, whole genome shotgun sequence genome has a segment encoding these proteins:
- the si:ch211-102c2.8 gene encoding trichohyalin isoform X1 → MTPRAMDVYLSTYFCCSNPSLEKTSSGNTLTTIMENEGSGENTDDLLSAEVYEGVDVYGLIPLPLSHDHCEVLLDAIDTQLSHLQIHSQNRMHGGSPKRYEFPFSGYLDRSQSVSKDTGLGSTVPTNDKTPSNLGETQSEGKDDQIEHQTLEMLKVGVTAPDEWHPEGSGSVSSVSRVEQCCWRLERLLGRNAEVAGMGNEEDDLTMDSICTEDFSTRFREEMLVPSASGIPMQSFDSVTIDTDLESVCSEQVQQHLNSALSNRTVTHFAKYADKVNSDQEYNGKYAFHLSRENGYCTGRTNQIQNNVQSFSSDDERTVEETSSDGAVSKLDYRRRRHSSGRKGKRRRLYQNKRNDSYISTKKDRGKSRTDEDQLKELSMSLPELQRQKTATLYTLKKLREEMDQAKSEHHSLQLSVKDSSAQAQNITCELQRLQAQRNLCLKEVRVLQEQQVTQCASRSVSVLEREEMDRLLDNAKSELFSEQRRFRHKLDSMHERLDEVSQELEQSEEDCRALRQKCTELEEQLADTIREKEQIKQTSQKDLEQQVKCFGVLERIVAQKELLLQGTEDAKEGLLQELCSLKEEHSFQLREMQNKKEQEIEQLTLQLTKNHKEELQKVHQQADALRSAALSEQAQTHKQSLDFLHNCIQMKDEEIKRLKEALEQHEEKMRRQAEELKRETQEKIRKAVKREERKWEEQREKALKEQRGSLEQQIEEAVKRGRTEVEKERRNALALQSKVTELHKEAEKEVVRLKQTLQRSEKELQELRTALSEKDQKHQRRTARLEQQSRRWAQDIHSECVCLQELLAVDNKNSSDSPTVSETLQTLQTLTKALQQHINDLKDELNSQRCAALQLSREKEQELHLQKQQLMDEKERALAALKEKLIQEHIEEMSSISRAQLHMKHDDTDELCVHLRRQLQAKDDELRQLQNNMTQWKDKTTARLAHKFELELKAELERRVQKPRAEQQKRLERLENEMRHLTGQCQDYKEYQLASTALQGATDFQNSQVTKDPTSYKLLQHLQSRIRQLRAESQTRCPSPVKWDRGPTDLGGSYLDTIAPAQDSYRTEDHLPAKTVSS, encoded by the exons ATGACGCCGAGGGCTATGGATGTGTACTTGTCTACTTATTTCTGCTGTTCAAACCCGTCTCTAGAGAAAACTTCGAGTGGAAACACGTTGAC aacAATAATGGAAAATGAAGGATCTGGAGAAAACACTGATGATCTGCTGTCTGCAG AGGTGTATGAGGGGGTTGATGTTTATGGGCTTATACCTCTGCCACTGTCCCATGATCACTGTGAGGTTCTGCTGGACGCCATAGACACGCAGCTGAGTCATCTACAG ATCCATAGCCAAAACCGAATGCATGGAGGAAGCCCCAAAAGATATGAATTTCCTTTCTCAG GCTATCTTGATCGGAGTCAGTCTGTAAGTAAAGACACAGGCTTGGGGAGCACTGTTCCAACCAATGATAAAACACCATCCAACCTTGGCGAGACTCAGTCAG AAGGCAAAGATGACCAAATAGAACATCAGACATTGGAGATGTTAAAGGTTGGAGTCACAGCTCCAGATGAGTGGCATCCTGAGGGAAGTGGCAGCGTGAGCTCTGTGTCCAGGGTAGAGCAGTGTTGTTGGAGACTGGAGAGGCTTCTTGGGAGAAATGCTGAGGTGGCAGGGATGGGAAACGAGGAGGACGACCTCACGATGGACAGCATCTGCACTGAGGACTTCTCAACACGCTTTAGAGAGGAAATGCTGGTTCCGTCGGCCTCAG GTATCCCCATGCAGAGTTTTGATTCGGTCACCATAGACACTGATTTGGAGAGTGTGTGCTCTGAACAGGTTCAACAGCACCTGAACTCTGCACTTAGCAACAGGACAG TCACGCACTTTGCAAAATATGCAGACAAAGTAAACTCTGACCAGGAATATAATGGCAAATATG CCTTTCATCTGAGCAGAGAAAATGGATACTGTACAGGACGAACCAACCAAATTCAAAACAATGTTCAATCCTTCAG CTCTGATGATGAGAGAACTGTTGAGGAGACGAGTAGTGACGGTGCTGTGTCAAAGCTTGACTACAGAAGAAGGAGACATTCATCTGGCAGGAAGGGGAAGAGGAGGCGTTTGTACCAAAACAAAAGGAATGACTCCTACATT agcaCAAAGAAAGATCGGGGCAAGAGCAGAACAGATGAAGATCAACTCAAAGAGCTGAGCATGTCACTTCCTGAGCTTCAACGGCAAAAAACA GCCACACTTTATACTCTGAAGAAGCTAAGAGAGGAAATGGATCAAGCTAAGAGCGAGCATCACTCTCTCCAGCTCAGTGTGAAGGACAGCAGTGCACAGGCTCAGAACATCAC GTGTGAGCTCCAAAGACTGCAGGCCCAGAGGAACTTATGCTTGAAGGAGGTCAGGGTTCTGCAGGAGCAACAGGTCACTCAA TGTGCAAGTCGCAGTGTGTCTGTTCTGGAGAGGGAAGAGATGGACAGACTGCTGGATAATGCCAAGTCAGAACTGTTCTCAGAACAGAGGCGTTTCAGACACAAACTGGACTCTATGCATGAG AGGCTGGATGAGGTGAGTCAGGAGCTGGAGCAGAGCGAGGAGGACTGCAGGGCTCTCCGACAGAAATGCACTGAGCTGGAGGAGCAGCTGGCTGATACAATCagagaaaaagaacaaataaagcaG ACTTCTCAGAAAGATCTAGAGCAGCAGGTGAAGTGTTTTGGAGTGCTGGAGCGAATCGTTGCTCAGAAGGAGCTGCTTTTGCAGGGAACCGAAGACGCAAAGGAAGGCCTTCTTCAGGAGCTCTGTTCACTGAAAGAGGAGCACAGCTTTCAGCTGAGAGAAATGCAGAACAAGAaa GAGCAAGAGATTGAGCAACTGACATTACAGTTAACCAAAAACCACAAAGAGGAGCTTCAAAAG GTGCATCAACAGGCAGATGCTTTGAGATCAGCTGCTCTCAGTGAACAAGCTCAGACCCACAAACAGAGCTTGGACTTCTTACACAACTGCATCCAG ATGAAAGATGAGGAGATAAAGAGACTAAAAGAGGCTCTAGAGCAGCATGAGGAGAAGATGAGGAGGCAAGCAGAGGAACTCAAAAGAGAAACTCAGGAAAAG ATTCGAAAGGCTGTGAAACGAGAGGAAAGGAAATGGgaggaacagagagagaaggCTCTCAAAGAGCAGCGTGGGTCTCTGGAGCAACAAATAGAGGAGGCAGTGAAGAGAGGGAGAACAGAAGTGGAGAAGGAGAGAAGGAACGCACTGGCCTTACAGAGTAAAGTGACAGAGCTTCATAAA GAGGCAGAGAAGGAGGTGGTGCGTCTGAAGCAAACTTTGCAGCGATCTGAAAAGGAGCTTCAGGAGCTGAGGACAGCCCTCTCTGAGAAAGACCAAAAACACCAGAGAAGAACAGCCAGACTTGAGCAGCAGAGCCGGCGCTGGGCGCAGGACATACACAGCGAGTGTGTTTGCTTGCAAGAGTTACTGGCTGTTGACAACAAGAACTCATCAGACAG TCCTACAGTGAGTGAAACTCTTCAGACCCTGCAGACCCTCACAAAGGCCCTACAACAGCATATTAATGATCTAAAAGATGAGCTCAACTCACAGAGATGTGCTGCACTGCAACTCAGCCGAGAAAAG GAACAAGAGCTTCATCTGCAGAAACAGCAGCTGATGGATGAAAAGGAAAGAGCGCTGGCTGCTCTAAaagagaaactcatacag GAGCACATTGAGGAAATGAGCAGCATATCTCGAGCACAGCTGCACATGAAGCATGATGACACAGACGAACTGTGTGTCCATCTGCGCAGGCAGCTGCAGGCCAAAGATGATGAGCTCAGACAGTTGCAGAACAACATGACACAGTGGAAAGACAAAACCACTGCAAGACTTGCACACAAATTTGAGCTGGAGCTTAAAGCAGAGCTGGAGAG GAGGGTCCAAAAGCCCAGAGCAGAGCAGCAGAAGAGACTGGAAAGACTGGAGAATGAGATGAGACATCTGACTGGG caATGCCAAGACTACAAGGAATACCAGTTGGCCTCCACTGCTCTTCAGGGTGCTACAGACTTCCAAAACTCTCAAGTCACCAAAGACCCGACCTCATATAAACTGCTACAGCATCTCCAGAGTCGCATTCGTCAGCTTCGAGCAGAGAGCCAAACCCGCTGCCCCAGCCCAGTGAAGTGGGACAGGGGTCCCACAGACCTGGGTGGGTCTTATTTGGACACG ATTGCTCCAGCCCAGGACAGCTATAGGACAGAGGATCATTTACCAGCGAAGACCGTCTCCAGTTAA
- the si:ch211-102c2.8 gene encoding trichohyalin isoform X2, which yields MTPRAMDVYLSTYFCCSNPSLEKTSSGNTLTTIMENEGSGENTDDLLSAEVYEGVDVYGLIPLPLSHDHCEVLLDAIDTQLSHLQIHSQNRMHGGSPKRYEFPFSGYLDRSQSVSKDTGLGSTVPTNDKTPSNLGETQSEGKDDQIEHQTLEMLKVGVTAPDEWHPEGSGSVSSVSRVEQCCWRLERLLGRNAEVAGMGNEEDDLTMDSICTEDFSTRFREEMLVPSASGIPMQSFDSVTIDTDLESVCSEQVQQHLNSALSNRTVTHFAKYADKVNSDQEYNGKYAFHLSRENGYCTGRTNQIQNNVQSFSSDDERTVEETSSDGAVSKLDYRRRRHSSGRKGKRRRLYQNKRNDSYISTKKDRGKSRTDEDQLKELSMSLPELQRQKTATLYTLKKLREEMDQAKSEHHSLQLSVKDSSAQAQNITCELQRLQAQRNLCLKEVRVLQEQQCASRSVSVLEREEMDRLLDNAKSELFSEQRRFRHKLDSMHERLDEVSQELEQSEEDCRALRQKCTELEEQLADTIREKEQIKQTSQKDLEQQVKCFGVLERIVAQKELLLQGTEDAKEGLLQELCSLKEEHSFQLREMQNKKEQEIEQLTLQLTKNHKEELQKVHQQADALRSAALSEQAQTHKQSLDFLHNCIQMKDEEIKRLKEALEQHEEKMRRQAEELKRETQEKIRKAVKREERKWEEQREKALKEQRGSLEQQIEEAVKRGRTEVEKERRNALALQSKVTELHKEAEKEVVRLKQTLQRSEKELQELRTALSEKDQKHQRRTARLEQQSRRWAQDIHSECVCLQELLAVDNKNSSDSPTVSETLQTLQTLTKALQQHINDLKDELNSQRCAALQLSREKEQELHLQKQQLMDEKERALAALKEKLIQEHIEEMSSISRAQLHMKHDDTDELCVHLRRQLQAKDDELRQLQNNMTQWKDKTTARLAHKFELELKAELERRVQKPRAEQQKRLERLENEMRHLTGQCQDYKEYQLASTALQGATDFQNSQVTKDPTSYKLLQHLQSRIRQLRAESQTRCPSPVKWDRGPTDLGGSYLDTIAPAQDSYRTEDHLPAKTVSS from the exons ATGACGCCGAGGGCTATGGATGTGTACTTGTCTACTTATTTCTGCTGTTCAAACCCGTCTCTAGAGAAAACTTCGAGTGGAAACACGTTGAC aacAATAATGGAAAATGAAGGATCTGGAGAAAACACTGATGATCTGCTGTCTGCAG AGGTGTATGAGGGGGTTGATGTTTATGGGCTTATACCTCTGCCACTGTCCCATGATCACTGTGAGGTTCTGCTGGACGCCATAGACACGCAGCTGAGTCATCTACAG ATCCATAGCCAAAACCGAATGCATGGAGGAAGCCCCAAAAGATATGAATTTCCTTTCTCAG GCTATCTTGATCGGAGTCAGTCTGTAAGTAAAGACACAGGCTTGGGGAGCACTGTTCCAACCAATGATAAAACACCATCCAACCTTGGCGAGACTCAGTCAG AAGGCAAAGATGACCAAATAGAACATCAGACATTGGAGATGTTAAAGGTTGGAGTCACAGCTCCAGATGAGTGGCATCCTGAGGGAAGTGGCAGCGTGAGCTCTGTGTCCAGGGTAGAGCAGTGTTGTTGGAGACTGGAGAGGCTTCTTGGGAGAAATGCTGAGGTGGCAGGGATGGGAAACGAGGAGGACGACCTCACGATGGACAGCATCTGCACTGAGGACTTCTCAACACGCTTTAGAGAGGAAATGCTGGTTCCGTCGGCCTCAG GTATCCCCATGCAGAGTTTTGATTCGGTCACCATAGACACTGATTTGGAGAGTGTGTGCTCTGAACAGGTTCAACAGCACCTGAACTCTGCACTTAGCAACAGGACAG TCACGCACTTTGCAAAATATGCAGACAAAGTAAACTCTGACCAGGAATATAATGGCAAATATG CCTTTCATCTGAGCAGAGAAAATGGATACTGTACAGGACGAACCAACCAAATTCAAAACAATGTTCAATCCTTCAG CTCTGATGATGAGAGAACTGTTGAGGAGACGAGTAGTGACGGTGCTGTGTCAAAGCTTGACTACAGAAGAAGGAGACATTCATCTGGCAGGAAGGGGAAGAGGAGGCGTTTGTACCAAAACAAAAGGAATGACTCCTACATT agcaCAAAGAAAGATCGGGGCAAGAGCAGAACAGATGAAGATCAACTCAAAGAGCTGAGCATGTCACTTCCTGAGCTTCAACGGCAAAAAACA GCCACACTTTATACTCTGAAGAAGCTAAGAGAGGAAATGGATCAAGCTAAGAGCGAGCATCACTCTCTCCAGCTCAGTGTGAAGGACAGCAGTGCACAGGCTCAGAACATCAC GTGTGAGCTCCAAAGACTGCAGGCCCAGAGGAACTTATGCTTGAAGGAGGTCAGGGTTCTGCAGGAGCAACAG TGTGCAAGTCGCAGTGTGTCTGTTCTGGAGAGGGAAGAGATGGACAGACTGCTGGATAATGCCAAGTCAGAACTGTTCTCAGAACAGAGGCGTTTCAGACACAAACTGGACTCTATGCATGAG AGGCTGGATGAGGTGAGTCAGGAGCTGGAGCAGAGCGAGGAGGACTGCAGGGCTCTCCGACAGAAATGCACTGAGCTGGAGGAGCAGCTGGCTGATACAATCagagaaaaagaacaaataaagcaG ACTTCTCAGAAAGATCTAGAGCAGCAGGTGAAGTGTTTTGGAGTGCTGGAGCGAATCGTTGCTCAGAAGGAGCTGCTTTTGCAGGGAACCGAAGACGCAAAGGAAGGCCTTCTTCAGGAGCTCTGTTCACTGAAAGAGGAGCACAGCTTTCAGCTGAGAGAAATGCAGAACAAGAaa GAGCAAGAGATTGAGCAACTGACATTACAGTTAACCAAAAACCACAAAGAGGAGCTTCAAAAG GTGCATCAACAGGCAGATGCTTTGAGATCAGCTGCTCTCAGTGAACAAGCTCAGACCCACAAACAGAGCTTGGACTTCTTACACAACTGCATCCAG ATGAAAGATGAGGAGATAAAGAGACTAAAAGAGGCTCTAGAGCAGCATGAGGAGAAGATGAGGAGGCAAGCAGAGGAACTCAAAAGAGAAACTCAGGAAAAG ATTCGAAAGGCTGTGAAACGAGAGGAAAGGAAATGGgaggaacagagagagaaggCTCTCAAAGAGCAGCGTGGGTCTCTGGAGCAACAAATAGAGGAGGCAGTGAAGAGAGGGAGAACAGAAGTGGAGAAGGAGAGAAGGAACGCACTGGCCTTACAGAGTAAAGTGACAGAGCTTCATAAA GAGGCAGAGAAGGAGGTGGTGCGTCTGAAGCAAACTTTGCAGCGATCTGAAAAGGAGCTTCAGGAGCTGAGGACAGCCCTCTCTGAGAAAGACCAAAAACACCAGAGAAGAACAGCCAGACTTGAGCAGCAGAGCCGGCGCTGGGCGCAGGACATACACAGCGAGTGTGTTTGCTTGCAAGAGTTACTGGCTGTTGACAACAAGAACTCATCAGACAG TCCTACAGTGAGTGAAACTCTTCAGACCCTGCAGACCCTCACAAAGGCCCTACAACAGCATATTAATGATCTAAAAGATGAGCTCAACTCACAGAGATGTGCTGCACTGCAACTCAGCCGAGAAAAG GAACAAGAGCTTCATCTGCAGAAACAGCAGCTGATGGATGAAAAGGAAAGAGCGCTGGCTGCTCTAAaagagaaactcatacag GAGCACATTGAGGAAATGAGCAGCATATCTCGAGCACAGCTGCACATGAAGCATGATGACACAGACGAACTGTGTGTCCATCTGCGCAGGCAGCTGCAGGCCAAAGATGATGAGCTCAGACAGTTGCAGAACAACATGACACAGTGGAAAGACAAAACCACTGCAAGACTTGCACACAAATTTGAGCTGGAGCTTAAAGCAGAGCTGGAGAG GAGGGTCCAAAAGCCCAGAGCAGAGCAGCAGAAGAGACTGGAAAGACTGGAGAATGAGATGAGACATCTGACTGGG caATGCCAAGACTACAAGGAATACCAGTTGGCCTCCACTGCTCTTCAGGGTGCTACAGACTTCCAAAACTCTCAAGTCACCAAAGACCCGACCTCATATAAACTGCTACAGCATCTCCAGAGTCGCATTCGTCAGCTTCGAGCAGAGAGCCAAACCCGCTGCCCCAGCCCAGTGAAGTGGGACAGGGGTCCCACAGACCTGGGTGGGTCTTATTTGGACACG ATTGCTCCAGCCCAGGACAGCTATAGGACAGAGGATCATTTACCAGCGAAGACCGTCTCCAGTTAA
- the si:ch211-102c2.8 gene encoding golgin subfamily B member 1 isoform X4 has translation MTPRAMDVYLSTYFCCSNPSLEKTSSGNTLTTIMENEGSGENTDDLLSAEVYEGVDVYGLIPLPLSHDHCEVLLDAIDTQLSHLQIHSQNRMHGGSPKRYEFPFSGYLDRSQSVSKDTGLGSTVPTNDKTPSNLGETQSEGKDDQIEHQTLEMLKVGVTAPDEWHPEGSGSVSSVSRVEQCCWRLERLLGRNAEVAGMGNEEDDLTMDSICTEDFSTRFREEMLVPSASGIPMQSFDSVTIDTDLESVCSEQVQQHLNSALSNRTVTHFAKYADKVNSDQEYNGKYAFHLSRENGYCTGRTNQIQNNVQSFSSDDERTVEETSSDGAVSKLDYRRRRHSSGRKGKRRRLYQNKRNDSYISTKKDRGKSRTDEDQLKELSMSLPELQRQKTATLYTLKKLREEMDQAKSEHHSLQLSVKDSSAQAQNITCELQRLQAQRNLCLKEVRVLQEQQVTQCASRSVSVLEREEMDRLLDNAKSELFSEQRRFRHKLDSMHERLDEVSQELEQSEEDCRALRQKCTELEEQLADTIREKEQIKQTSQKDLEQQVKCFGVLERIVAQKELLLQGTEDAKEGLLQELCSLKEEHSFQLREMQNKKEQEIEQLTLQLTKNHKEELQKVHQQADALRSAALSEQAQTHKQSLDFLHNCIQMKDEEIKRLKEALEQHEEKMRRQAEELKRETQEKIRKAVKREERKWEEQREKALKEQRGSLEQQIEEAVKRGRTEVEKERRNALALQSKVTELHKEAEKEVVRLKQTLQRSEKELQELRTALSEKDQKHQRRTARLEQQSRRWAQDIHSECVCLQELLAVDNKNSSDSPTVSETLQTLQTLTKALQQHINDLKDELNSQRCAALQLSREKEQELHLQKQQLMDEKERALAALKEKLIQEHIEEMSSISRAQLHMKHDDTDELCVHLRRQLQAKDDELRQLQNNMTQWKDKTTARLAHKFELELKAELERRVQKPRAEQQKRLERLENEMRHLTGQCQDYKEYQLASTALQGATDFQNSQVTKDPTSYKLLQHLQSRIRQLRAESQTRCPSPVKWDRGPTDLDCSSPGQL, from the exons ATGACGCCGAGGGCTATGGATGTGTACTTGTCTACTTATTTCTGCTGTTCAAACCCGTCTCTAGAGAAAACTTCGAGTGGAAACACGTTGAC aacAATAATGGAAAATGAAGGATCTGGAGAAAACACTGATGATCTGCTGTCTGCAG AGGTGTATGAGGGGGTTGATGTTTATGGGCTTATACCTCTGCCACTGTCCCATGATCACTGTGAGGTTCTGCTGGACGCCATAGACACGCAGCTGAGTCATCTACAG ATCCATAGCCAAAACCGAATGCATGGAGGAAGCCCCAAAAGATATGAATTTCCTTTCTCAG GCTATCTTGATCGGAGTCAGTCTGTAAGTAAAGACACAGGCTTGGGGAGCACTGTTCCAACCAATGATAAAACACCATCCAACCTTGGCGAGACTCAGTCAG AAGGCAAAGATGACCAAATAGAACATCAGACATTGGAGATGTTAAAGGTTGGAGTCACAGCTCCAGATGAGTGGCATCCTGAGGGAAGTGGCAGCGTGAGCTCTGTGTCCAGGGTAGAGCAGTGTTGTTGGAGACTGGAGAGGCTTCTTGGGAGAAATGCTGAGGTGGCAGGGATGGGAAACGAGGAGGACGACCTCACGATGGACAGCATCTGCACTGAGGACTTCTCAACACGCTTTAGAGAGGAAATGCTGGTTCCGTCGGCCTCAG GTATCCCCATGCAGAGTTTTGATTCGGTCACCATAGACACTGATTTGGAGAGTGTGTGCTCTGAACAGGTTCAACAGCACCTGAACTCTGCACTTAGCAACAGGACAG TCACGCACTTTGCAAAATATGCAGACAAAGTAAACTCTGACCAGGAATATAATGGCAAATATG CCTTTCATCTGAGCAGAGAAAATGGATACTGTACAGGACGAACCAACCAAATTCAAAACAATGTTCAATCCTTCAG CTCTGATGATGAGAGAACTGTTGAGGAGACGAGTAGTGACGGTGCTGTGTCAAAGCTTGACTACAGAAGAAGGAGACATTCATCTGGCAGGAAGGGGAAGAGGAGGCGTTTGTACCAAAACAAAAGGAATGACTCCTACATT agcaCAAAGAAAGATCGGGGCAAGAGCAGAACAGATGAAGATCAACTCAAAGAGCTGAGCATGTCACTTCCTGAGCTTCAACGGCAAAAAACA GCCACACTTTATACTCTGAAGAAGCTAAGAGAGGAAATGGATCAAGCTAAGAGCGAGCATCACTCTCTCCAGCTCAGTGTGAAGGACAGCAGTGCACAGGCTCAGAACATCAC GTGTGAGCTCCAAAGACTGCAGGCCCAGAGGAACTTATGCTTGAAGGAGGTCAGGGTTCTGCAGGAGCAACAGGTCACTCAA TGTGCAAGTCGCAGTGTGTCTGTTCTGGAGAGGGAAGAGATGGACAGACTGCTGGATAATGCCAAGTCAGAACTGTTCTCAGAACAGAGGCGTTTCAGACACAAACTGGACTCTATGCATGAG AGGCTGGATGAGGTGAGTCAGGAGCTGGAGCAGAGCGAGGAGGACTGCAGGGCTCTCCGACAGAAATGCACTGAGCTGGAGGAGCAGCTGGCTGATACAATCagagaaaaagaacaaataaagcaG ACTTCTCAGAAAGATCTAGAGCAGCAGGTGAAGTGTTTTGGAGTGCTGGAGCGAATCGTTGCTCAGAAGGAGCTGCTTTTGCAGGGAACCGAAGACGCAAAGGAAGGCCTTCTTCAGGAGCTCTGTTCACTGAAAGAGGAGCACAGCTTTCAGCTGAGAGAAATGCAGAACAAGAaa GAGCAAGAGATTGAGCAACTGACATTACAGTTAACCAAAAACCACAAAGAGGAGCTTCAAAAG GTGCATCAACAGGCAGATGCTTTGAGATCAGCTGCTCTCAGTGAACAAGCTCAGACCCACAAACAGAGCTTGGACTTCTTACACAACTGCATCCAG ATGAAAGATGAGGAGATAAAGAGACTAAAAGAGGCTCTAGAGCAGCATGAGGAGAAGATGAGGAGGCAAGCAGAGGAACTCAAAAGAGAAACTCAGGAAAAG ATTCGAAAGGCTGTGAAACGAGAGGAAAGGAAATGGgaggaacagagagagaaggCTCTCAAAGAGCAGCGTGGGTCTCTGGAGCAACAAATAGAGGAGGCAGTGAAGAGAGGGAGAACAGAAGTGGAGAAGGAGAGAAGGAACGCACTGGCCTTACAGAGTAAAGTGACAGAGCTTCATAAA GAGGCAGAGAAGGAGGTGGTGCGTCTGAAGCAAACTTTGCAGCGATCTGAAAAGGAGCTTCAGGAGCTGAGGACAGCCCTCTCTGAGAAAGACCAAAAACACCAGAGAAGAACAGCCAGACTTGAGCAGCAGAGCCGGCGCTGGGCGCAGGACATACACAGCGAGTGTGTTTGCTTGCAAGAGTTACTGGCTGTTGACAACAAGAACTCATCAGACAG TCCTACAGTGAGTGAAACTCTTCAGACCCTGCAGACCCTCACAAAGGCCCTACAACAGCATATTAATGATCTAAAAGATGAGCTCAACTCACAGAGATGTGCTGCACTGCAACTCAGCCGAGAAAAG GAACAAGAGCTTCATCTGCAGAAACAGCAGCTGATGGATGAAAAGGAAAGAGCGCTGGCTGCTCTAAaagagaaactcatacag GAGCACATTGAGGAAATGAGCAGCATATCTCGAGCACAGCTGCACATGAAGCATGATGACACAGACGAACTGTGTGTCCATCTGCGCAGGCAGCTGCAGGCCAAAGATGATGAGCTCAGACAGTTGCAGAACAACATGACACAGTGGAAAGACAAAACCACTGCAAGACTTGCACACAAATTTGAGCTGGAGCTTAAAGCAGAGCTGGAGAG GAGGGTCCAAAAGCCCAGAGCAGAGCAGCAGAAGAGACTGGAAAGACTGGAGAATGAGATGAGACATCTGACTGGG caATGCCAAGACTACAAGGAATACCAGTTGGCCTCCACTGCTCTTCAGGGTGCTACAGACTTCCAAAACTCTCAAGTCACCAAAGACCCGACCTCATATAAACTGCTACAGCATCTCCAGAGTCGCATTCGTCAGCTTCGAGCAGAGAGCCAAACCCGCTGCCCCAGCCCAGTGAAGTGGGACAGGGGTCCCACAGACCTGG ATTGCTCCAGCCCAGGACAGCTATAG